Proteins found in one Acidobacteriota bacterium genomic segment:
- the lon gene encoding endopeptidase La: MVTKKEKRDRSLKEWLETEVPSRLPALPLISTVLFPGGVVSLTVAIPRNVELIRSLSEEPAFIAVFPQKTGDREEPTAEDLSRIGVLATVVQKLPLAEDRYQVFLQGRQRIERVEVTRTEPHFEVELRDVPPLKSHLAEAKNLMERSMLLFARLAETDSRYNQELLEVLQSNMAEGPDLYADLLATLVPELPLEFRQELLEAVNPADRIQRLLARMEEDYAHAQTDQELQKKVNLSFRRHERESYLREQMKAIQAELGETSVAEADEYARKIENLGLPEESEDSLLREVARLRILSPASSDYAVIRGHLDLVMEMPWGNSTPTGIDLEEAGTILDARHHSIEEVKDRVLEYLAVLKLTSEIRGPVLCFAGPPGVGKTSLGQAIADAMGRKFVRFSVGGMTDESEIRGHRKTYIGAMPGKIVQSYIQVGVNNPLIMIDEIDKIGKDFRGDPAAALLEVLDPEQNHAFLDRYLEIPFDLSRTVFIATANHVASIPGPLKDRMEIIQLPGYTPMEKLVIAREHLLPRLLKDHGLEAERVTFDEGTVVNIISEYTAEAGVRHLERQLAAVIRKIARKVATDQKPDFTVDMADIAEYLGPPKYEHEFAGREPEIGVTTGLAWTSYGGEIMFIEATMMPGSGRIIVTGHLGEVMRESVQAAHSYVRSKADELEIHPSRFQDFDFHVHFPAGAIPKDGPSAGVAVATTIVSVAGEKPVRHDVAMTGEITLRGKVLSVGGIREKVLAAHRAKLKTVILAEGNRKDLHEVPLEVQTDLEFVFVERVEQVWEKALIPLYLVKDRGRRFDMEEFRADIPEKGPR; encoded by the coding sequence ATGGTCACGAAGAAAGAGAAGCGCGACAGGAGCCTGAAGGAATGGCTGGAGACGGAGGTTCCGTCACGGCTCCCGGCTCTTCCTCTGATCTCCACCGTGCTGTTTCCCGGCGGAGTGGTCTCGCTGACCGTCGCGATCCCGCGAAATGTTGAACTGATCCGGTCGCTCTCGGAGGAGCCTGCCTTCATCGCGGTATTTCCGCAGAAGACCGGGGATCGGGAAGAGCCGACGGCGGAAGACCTGAGCCGGATCGGGGTGCTCGCGACAGTGGTGCAGAAGCTGCCGCTCGCCGAAGATCGCTATCAGGTCTTCCTTCAGGGACGGCAGAGGATCGAGCGGGTGGAGGTGACGAGAACCGAGCCCCATTTCGAAGTCGAGCTGAGGGACGTTCCACCGCTGAAGTCGCATCTGGCGGAGGCGAAGAATCTGATGGAGCGATCGATGCTCCTCTTCGCTCGCCTGGCCGAGACCGATTCCCGCTACAACCAGGAGTTGCTCGAGGTGCTTCAGTCGAACATGGCGGAGGGTCCGGATCTTTACGCGGATCTGCTGGCGACGCTGGTGCCGGAGCTTCCGCTCGAGTTCCGTCAGGAGCTGCTCGAGGCGGTCAATCCCGCCGACAGAATTCAGCGTCTTCTCGCGAGGATGGAGGAGGACTACGCCCACGCCCAGACCGACCAGGAGCTGCAGAAGAAGGTGAACCTCTCGTTCAGACGGCATGAACGAGAAAGCTACCTTCGCGAGCAGATGAAGGCGATTCAGGCCGAGCTCGGCGAAACGAGTGTGGCCGAGGCCGACGAGTATGCGAGAAAGATCGAGAACCTGGGGTTGCCGGAGGAATCAGAGGACTCGCTTCTCCGCGAGGTCGCCCGGCTGAGAATACTCTCGCCCGCTTCGTCCGATTACGCGGTCATACGAGGGCATCTCGATCTCGTGATGGAGATGCCGTGGGGCAACTCGACGCCCACAGGCATCGACCTGGAGGAAGCGGGGACGATTCTCGATGCGCGACATCACAGCATCGAGGAGGTCAAGGACCGTGTTCTCGAGTATCTGGCAGTCCTCAAGCTGACCTCGGAAATCCGCGGTCCCGTGCTCTGCTTCGCCGGTCCGCCGGGAGTGGGGAAGACGTCTCTCGGCCAGGCCATTGCGGATGCGATGGGGCGGAAATTCGTCCGGTTTTCCGTTGGCGGAATGACTGACGAATCAGAGATTCGAGGGCATCGAAAGACCTACATTGGAGCGATGCCGGGGAAGATCGTTCAGAGCTACATCCAGGTCGGCGTGAACAATCCGTTGATCATGATCGACGAGATCGACAAGATCGGCAAGGATTTCCGGGGAGACCCCGCTGCCGCGCTTCTCGAGGTCCTCGATCCCGAGCAGAATCACGCGTTTCTCGATCGTTACCTCGAGATCCCGTTCGATCTTTCGCGTACCGTTTTCATTGCGACGGCGAATCACGTCGCGTCGATTCCCGGCCCGCTGAAGGACCGGATGGAGATCATTCAGCTGCCGGGATACACACCGATGGAGAAGCTGGTGATCGCCCGGGAACATCTGCTTCCGCGCCTCCTGAAGGATCATGGCCTGGAGGCCGAGCGGGTCACGTTCGACGAGGGCACGGTCGTCAATATCATTTCGGAGTACACCGCCGAGGCCGGCGTGCGGCATCTCGAGCGTCAGTTGGCCGCCGTCATCCGAAAGATCGCCCGGAAAGTAGCCACCGACCAGAAACCCGACTTCACGGTAGACATGGCCGATATCGCCGAATATCTGGGTCCTCCGAAGTACGAGCACGAGTTCGCGGGAAGGGAGCCCGAGATCGGTGTGACCACCGGTCTGGCGTGGACGTCGTACGGTGGGGAGATCATGTTCATCGAAGCAACCATGATGCCGGGATCCGGCAGAATCATCGTGACGGGGCACCTCGGTGAAGTGATGAGGGAGTCGGTCCAGGCGGCTCATTCGTACGTTCGTTCGAAGGCGGACGAGCTCGAGATTCATCCGTCGCGGTTTCAGGATTTCGACTTCCACGTCCATTTTCCGGCGGGTGCGATTCCGAAGGACGGCCCGTCCGCCGGCGTCGCCGTCGCGACGACGATCGTTTCGGTGGCGGGAGAGAAGCCGGTCAGACACGATGTCGCGATGACCGGTGAGATCACTCTTCGTGGGAAGGTTCTGTCGGTGGGAGGCATCCGCGAGAAAGTGCTGGCGGCTCACCGCGCGAAGCTGAAGACGGTGATTCTCGCCGAGGGGAACCGGAAGGATCTGCACGAAGTGCCTCTCGAGGTTCAGACGGATCTCGAGTTCGTCTTCGTAGAGCGGGTCGAGCAGGTATGGGAAAAAGCTCTGATCCCGCTGTATCTGGTGAAGGACCGAGGCCGACGGTTCGACATGGAGGAGTTCCGAGCGGACATCCCCGAAAAGGGTCCCCGGTGA